The DNA region CTCTCTTGGGGCCCCAATATATAAATGAGGGTATCGATTTTAACAATTCAGAATATAGGggaaaggttttaaaaataatgataatttacctacgagggttgttcggaaattattgagacatttcctcttattcttttagtaaaaaagagaaaccattgaaatttcaccaaaacgtaaaTCACGATAGAGActatcaatgtgaaaagtttcttgttaatggcatgaatagatcattcctggtaagctgacCAACCTACCTTTGTCCaatgacccggcgcaaccgcaaacttttcgcaacgtcattttaacgcttcttattgctcctgtgttttaaacaccttacaaaccAACGGAAATGAGAACTATTCTTTATttatcatcttttgttttcatttcaagatgtcatcatttacattttctgtcATTCTTGTTATTTTCAGGGTGAAAATCGAGTTATTTTTCCCGAAAGTCTAATTACTGCGAATGTCTCCTGcagttattttttatatatgttagaactgttgacaacagttagtgtgtcaaagtacttgataattaatccctttggcctaattctagttaaacaatcagtgaaaaaaatatgatgaactgaagcTCTATACCTTGTCTTGTCGTCGTATAGTTTTTTTGAAGCAATTGCTTGgccttaaaaggtcttcttctgagatttccaccagTTTGACAGTTTTtaatgcgccgccttgacgtcaaaattcaatgtaaagtcgttgtcagatttctattgtttggtaaatatatgtgtactgtcacaatcaatagatttattcattCTTACTATTTTCCTATAGGGTACCTCtgatttttattctatattcaTATCCTTTTTGGTGCctcaattttatcaattcaggtATTGGTCAATATTGGACTATACTCGGACTGTTCTATTTGTTTACTATGATGCTATAAATACCCATGTTTTGGTCAGTGAGCCGGGGTCCATTAGCACGCACTGCAGTAGTAACACGATGTATAGCTAAGTGTATTTTTTACGGTAACCATCTCCATTAGGGGTAAGTTCGTTTTTCCTTATACTTTAGTCTTGTTTGTGATATTTAAGACTTTAGGTAACTGTTCTTATACGTGTTCGATAGTATTTTCGTGTTAACGTTTTACAtacttgtttatttaccgtAGAGTTATGGTGCGTTTGTGTGACAAGCGTGGTTTGCTAGTTTATTTGTGAGTTTCTATTTCGTAGTCTTATACGGCGTTATCGGTCATACATTGACTGTTTTGTGATGTTAAGGGGTCTTATACACTTAACTATATTGCATGTTAAGAGGTCTTATACGCTTAACTGTGACTGTGTTTGATACGTTAAGGGATCTGATACACTTAACGGTTTTGTAGAGCGAGTATTGTTCGGTGTGATTGTATGGCGTGCAGTTGCGGTAATtaggtaaataaatatattgtgaAAGTGAAacgtttaattgaaaatattgttatttatatataattaaaaggtTCCAGCAAGGCTCCAGCAATGTCCCAGTGATGATTCGGCCATAGTCACCAGTGTTCCGGTATTGAACATCTTACCACCCGTGTAACCTCCTTCGAGTATTCACTTACTACGCTGGAAGCCGGTGGACGGAAGCCGTCATCTTAGGACGTGGTACCGAAGGAGGACACATTGGAGGAACACTGGAGGGACACTGCTGTCCAATATACCACCATAGGACATTGACGAATCAgatattagaaacatttttttttgttaatattttgtgtgtgtgtgaatgtgtatatttgtaaatttattgattttatatatagataaagatTGTAAATACCTATTGTTGTTCTCATTGCTTGACTGGTTAGACACACGACGGCTGTCGtgacagcaacaatattcaaaatggattcgccttcagctgatgcagagctacttggctgaatttaatggattaaacacaaatagtgatttaaaatctgaaccggctgaattgaaaacgaaaggaaaatacacgcgatagcttgtgatatcatttatatcaataaaatttttgccggatctacttttctcaactgctctgatctaacactatttatagaaagggaatttccaagataaacactgtcaacaaaatgtaaagttttgtctgtttattgtcagcaaacaaaatgcaaacttgtgaatataaaaacttgaaagtttaaccttcaaaaataaacaaaacattttgtttgattcacgaaatagaaaattcagcgtcttctcacgatttcgtctgcttaagatcaatcaacatttacagcgaggctggctgttccttttaaggatttcaatattataacgaacatataggcatataaactttcacggtaacactgctgttcaaatttggtaaagataatttttaaatttacacacgtagatgatcggtcatcaaaataagcgtcgtaaagaaaagctatgagtaatgcatcaactccttcggtgaattccaagcggcagatttataccatttaagtacatcactggcaatctagttaccacaaagtttacaaaagtcgcttatacatactattctttgtcgacatatcagctatttcgtccacgatcgcttttccttggatggttatgtccagttgcatattccagcgatctcacatgaaaactagttttaatacgagtttttctgcacagtgaatgatatcacaagctatcgcatgtattttccattcgttttcaattcagccggttcagattataaatcactatttgtgtttaatccattaaattcagcccagtagctctgcatcagctgagggcgaatccattttgaatattgttgctgttgttgttttatattcatacgcgccgtttcatttacattatttacatttttgatcaatgacacttcacattttttttatttgaaaatgtttttttaaatgataaaaaatgaagataataatttttctattgaaatattaatatcactttgttttattatttgttggcgTAACTTCGGTGTCTATGccaatttttaccaaaattcgtcaattaggaaagaaaatattcgagttgtctcaataatttccgaacaaccctcgtactaTTTATGATTGATTCAATAATTAATTATAAGAAAGATCTAATATTAACGATAAAACTAACGCACGGGTTATGTAATTCTTCGGTTTGTTGCTTctttcataacccgcatgaatcaccaaagaaagcatttaattgtttaaggttgtatgggacacctccatgttgttACGTACTTCCGGTAGAAATAGGcctaaacaataaaatcaagtatgataatataattcttttctttccaaaatttgTCACCTAACAGGGTAGCGCAGTGGCTTTAGATGGTTAGCGAATCTGTTAGTCAAGAGTTCAAATCCTGCTTGggattttataatatatttatctttcaaaaatgtttaaaacacaatttttggacaaatattgtaaaattcgaAAATTCTGATGCGTTGcaagtattttaaatatatataaacttttcTCTACAATTTTATCGATTGGTGTCCGATACCGCCTAAAATGACTCTAGCCACGAGATTACGAACCTgtgttaaagctgacatgaattcataaatacgcattatttcccttttatctccgactaccgccatatttgTTGTCGaattctattgttctgctcatcgctacacaccccctatataagctgagagcactattcatgcttcaccgcattcaggtatttcatgcacccgaacacgttgccttggacgaaaagacgtgtagaaacgcgttttgtagaaaaataaaatgacaaccactgcactggcaagatatatccaatacacgATGAAACAAGACAGgctgaaatccaggcgcagatagTTATAAAATTCCTCGATACTTGTGGACCGTTTTCCTGtatatgttataacatcgcacatgcgcaaacaacACACTgcggcagatcgagcaatgtcaatgatcgtatggattttagaaacggtggaacggatggaaacgatgttacattgtcattttcttggatttactttCATTTATCTACTGTGTTCGATGTAGTGCCGCCGGGGTTTATTAAAAAGACGCAGACGTTATTCACTCTGTATGAaagacacacgtgttcgatgtgaatGCGTTGTGAGGCAGCACTGTATGTGCAAAATGATAAAGTTATCTGGAAAATCCTTTCACAGAATGAACAtactttgtatttcattgattgttgttttctttattctttactacAAACATTtcactacaatgtgtagttcatgcatttataAGTCcatgcaacctgaatgcctcgatcggaaagcaaccgaccgtaactttctcaaccgatATATATACCcaagtggcagtagaggagcgatcgaaactaatatggcgaccaaatgcttttatgaattcatgtcagctttaatatcCCAAAACGTCCAACTGTTAAGATACAAAGTGATGTTTCTAATGTTTGTTGACTGACATTGGTTCGTCTCCTTGAGAAGACAGGTCCACTCTAAAAATGAAAACCATTAAATttctaaattatataattaaacgAATTTGGAAGTGTAATATATCTTTTagaacgatttttaaaaaaaattaacagatatgttgctatttttttccattattttaTCCATCTTAATGCTGAAATTTTGCCTCCCTTATTCTTCTTTCTCTGTCTCTCTatctgtttctctctctctctctctctctctctctctctctctctctctctctctctctctctctgtgtgttaTAAGTATTACCTAACCAAAGTAAGCTTGCATAGCTGCATACACGTACTAGCACACTGCATGTCAAAACCAATTAGTTGCATGTCAAAATCAATAAtcatgttgcatgttgacaaatTAATTGTATATTAACAAAGATATAGAGCATGTCAACAAATGTCGCATGTGggtaatattttattcaaatttttatctaGATCTGGTCAGgtacatttatttatctttttttttttttcatgtccAAATATCTAAACTGAATCAATAGAATTAAAtagatagatttttttttacgaaattcATATTGACTATACACTCCAACGATAGCACTGATAAGGTTCTTGACATACCTTTTACAAGTCAGCTAAAAGCAGAACATGTATGAAATTTCCCGATCCGCTCCCAAAGAGACGGAATAAAGAACGACCACTCTTCAATGTTTGTTCTCGTCGTGGCTGACCAAAACAGCATATATTATAGGTTTTATAATGCAGCAGTTTGATAATCCATATACTTAGAATTACTAATTAATATGATCCATTGGATCTCGCTGATATATAAATTGTTATGGATGTTATTTATGGAGTCTACTTCGACATTAAGTAAACAATGTctggaatttttctattcaGTAACGGTAACTCTTCGTCGTGTAAGTCACTTCTCAGTGtcagttttgtatttttcagtaACATTTGGGGAAGGGAGCTGTGACGGGCCCTTTACGCTGACCCCACTAGAAAACTTGACTATAACTCATGTAACATCCACAACTGCCAGCGGCTTTTGTCAGGACCTAATTTTTAGTGGTTGGGACAGCATCAATAGCCAACAGAGAGAAGTTTGTGTAAAGTTAATAAAGAATCAACTACAATGTTCCCAGAGACTCGAATACAGGGTCCGCGATTACGATGCAAGTCCCTCCAAGGTATGACAATGGATGACCAAATCTTTGATTgtgtcttgtttttttttctatacgaAGCATGTACTATTTAATTACTCCACTGTTGAATATTCTCAGGAATTCAAGAATTTCTGTTTTCTATcgtgaaaataatacttttatatctttactgtttaaaaaaaaacatgtaaacaaattaattttatttaatgggCTAATTACAGTTCTTGACTGTTTCTTTCTCCAGTTAAATAAAACTCATAACTAGACACTAGTACAACTACACTTatacttttataaattttaactttaataaaATGTTGGCGGGTTTCTTTACAGTTGTACGACTGCGATGACTCACCTGGGCAGACTCCAGTGTACTGCACTTTCGATAGATTGTACGTTAGGATGAATTCTGACGGGCTGGAGAGGAAGACCACCCGAGTGACGTACACGGTCTACAGCGGCCGGGAGCAGAACACAGATTTTTCGTTCGGTAAAAAATACGAAATACCACCATAAAAACCTTAATGTTTCATCACATCACAATGCTATAAGCATGTTAAAGTATGCACTATTTAATTAAATAGACACATGGATGCAAATTCgtaatattttatgataatgcAAAATATCTGCAATGAAGAAAGTCAATATCTACACATAGGCAATGACGATGATTGGATTGTAAATGTGATGATTACGACGATGATTGCGATGACGTGATGACGAGGAGGAGGTGGTCATACAGATTGTTGTGATGAAGTCTCTGAGGAGATCTTAGTggagttttatttgttttgtattttgcaGACTACAATAGTACCTCTTCCTCCTCATACGTCGCCATAATCATTGGAGTCCTGGGATTGTTGGTGGCCATTGTTGTTCCTGTGTGTTGTATCCGACTAAAGAAAGCGCGTGATATGGAGAACCAGAACCGAGTAGTGACGTATAGACGGAATCAGCAGCCCAAAGTCGTCCACCATTACCATCAAGGTAAGTCTTCCAGGTGTTTCTTGTTTGTGAGGAGATGTCTTTTGTCTGTGAGGAGATGTTTCTTGTTTTTGAGGGGATGTCTCTTGTCTGTAAGGGGATGTCTCTTGTCGGAAAGAGGATGTCTCTAGCTTTTCTGTGAGGgtatatttcatgaaaatggGGTTTGCTATTGTTAGTTGTTTATTACAATCTTTGCATTGAttagtattttataattttacctGTAGTTGATAAGCATAGAAATCAGGATGCCTTACCGGGCAGTGAACCAGTTTCAGGACAAAACAACCCTCCACATGGTTATACCCCACCAGCACGGTCGTTCAACCAGTTCGCCGGGTACCCTCCGTCCGGTGCGCCGACTGAGTACCAGTTGTCTCCCAGACCACACCTCATATCTCCCCATACCTCTCTCAGTGAACAACAGCAATCTACCGTCACCTTCTTATGAAGAGGTGCTGAAACAGACATTATTGTGTTGTAGAAGTGTAACCATAGCAACTAGACTGTAAAAAAAGTAGTTGATATCTTGAGTTTAAAAGTCAAattcaaatattataataatcatTACAATATCTTTGCGACAAAGTAATCATTCATAAAGAATTAAAACCGTTGTTAAGGCGACAAGCcagaatatttaaaatttttacctgAATTTGTTCTGctaatattttcctttattttgtattctttgtttcattttgttttttgtttgtttattagggggtttgatttttttatggtAGCTCAACTAAGCTGATAGCTGAAGTGAGATtctctgatcactttttgtccggcgtctATCGATATGTCCCCCGTCCGTCTGCAGTATTTGTTAGCCTCttttaataattcatttgtaaAGGGGATTTAATAGAATTTAAAAAGAAGGCAATGTCTTTCTACAAGGGAAAGATAATGAAGAATTGTTGAAAATGTTTGACATTTGTAAATAATCTTACCAGAAACCATTTTCCGTAAAaggctgacacttgtgtgaatcCATCATCAGGCAGTGCAGATTCACATTCACATGATCCCTGGGAGTAGATTTGGGTTACTATATgggtaaaattttaacatagaaaaaaatctaaaaacttCACAAGAACAACAATGGTATGAATTATGATATTACATACATCCCAGCATCCTGACGTTGTTGATTTTCAATTGTTGAAACTGTGACATTCGGACAATTCTTTGGTTCGAGACGGGATTTaaagtttaatataaatatatacaaataagtGTGCAAAGTTTCTTTAGTTGCAGTACTTCTATATatgttgcatgtatatgtaattaTCCTAAACAGGAATTGACTGCTAATTTTGTTGCTGAGAATATCGGTGCTGACCGTAATGTTAAATAGTAcaatttgtcatgtaaattttattaatttcatatgaaattaagaaaatggaGGCTTTTGATAGGTGGTACCAATTCTCGAATAGAGACTTTCTTACCATGTTTTATGCACATTCTTTATATTTGCATTTGCcgtttacatgttaaaatgacatatttagATAATCGATATATAGTTTTCATtcgattatttttattcaataatttgatttacgtttcatattttttagtaaattgGGCAATGAATAATGcagaaaatatgtttacatgatGCACACGTAGTACAAAGGTATATTTGTATCAGAAATGTCTAGCATTTCAAGCatttcatcccccccccctcccaactTCCACGCAAAATATGTGTGAGCGGGatactttgaaatttaaaactcaCTAAGTGAGTTATTGACTTTtatattttcctctttttttatttaatttttggtgAATAAAAGGTGTTATCTTAGGTAGTTAAACTAAGGTtaatcacaaaagtattttcagtattgttaaaatgtaaataccaaaATATGATGAAAGCTCCAACTATGTTTTAGAGTCGTCAAAAgtccctaatttttttttaaatattagataATGTATTTATCATACAACCGATGCAAAACACTGACTCcagattaaatatattttatttcgtaGGCTACATACACCTACTCTTTATTAACATCAAATTTATATGAAGCCTCGTTCAATATACTAAAGACACATGTAAGTGTACTTGGGTAGTTTATGTTGAGTCCATCACACGTCTGACACATACATCTGTACCTTGGATCTGATAACTTTGgtgaaacatttacaaataaacgtGCATGCACTTATGATCTGCATGTACCCGTTCACTTAAATAATTCGGGAAAAAAACTAACTTCGGAAAcaaattgtgtaaaaataaaaattagacttggaattaatcattttttctcCACATTTTACATTGacacaaatctttatatgaaagaaataaatataattattcgAGTCTCttcgttttttttgtttttgttttttggtttttttgtgtgtgcatgaaatattaaaatttcgtTATATTTAGTATCTGTTGTATGGTTGTTCGATGCTTGCTTTATAATGTCCAATCCATGGTTAAATACCTCATTACTGCATTAATTcgctatattttctatttttgtaaCAAATTCACTGATTTCCTTTCAATGATAGAGCAAGAGGAAAccagaaaatttaatataaaaaaatatttatactcggGCCATAATTGACCATTGATCAAAATAGAAATTCCAAGGGTGTTCGAAGCATGGTTAAATCACCGTAGATATCGATAACAAAATAGTTCTGATgagttaattattttgaatgaacatatcctatatgcttcatcaaatatatctttcaaataaaacatttcagtaagTTTTGTTGTGTGATTTTGTCACTTAACAAGATCAATATGCCTGAATACTTtacgactctctctctctctctctctctctctctctctctctctctctctcaaacacaATTGACAAGTTTCTATCTTTTTAAGTTTCGTCGTAtcttacgccttttagtgaaacgggcccctgggGCGTTGCATATCCCCCACTCGGAGCAATAAAGGCGAAAGAATTTCAATTCAagttataatattaatttttgacttatatgcattgttttcattataaatttcacgatgTAAGTCAATATTGTGCGTTTATTCTATAAACACGACAGGTAttggtttccaaattaagctgcACATCATCTTTTGCCAAAATCTTGTATCATTCACCgtttttaattgcaaaattaggtatgaatgggtcctgactccatcctaaaagtacttttatttaaagaatgagtttattttgatttttattattgatttattaaaatggagTATAGACCCATAATAGGTCAAATTTGTGATTTTCACCAAAAACGTTTaactttattaattattgtcaGAGTTAAATTTATTCACCCGTACTCTAGTGTGTCAGCGTAGCTCACTGTGATAGGCGGAGGCTCGTAGTCCATACTTCTCAATGGAGAGGGTGTTCGAATCGTATAGACGgcgtttttattttaaattcatttgccTTTAAGTAAAacgtgttttgcttttttatcgattatgagaaaaatatataataccatttatataatgacaacaaTTCATGTTCTGTACATACAATGTCGG from Crassostrea angulata isolate pt1a10 chromosome 7, ASM2561291v2, whole genome shotgun sequence includes:
- the LOC128155566 gene encoding uncharacterized protein LOC128155566 yields the protein MIHWISLIYKLLWMLFMESTSTLITFGEGSCDGPFTLTPLENLTITHVTSTTASGFCQDLIFSGWDSINSQQREVCVKLIKNQLQCSQRLEYRVRDYDASPSKLYDCDDSPGQTPVYCTFDRLYVRMNSDGLERKTTRVTYTVYSGREQNTDFSFDYNSTSSSSYVAIIIGVLGLLVAIVVPVCCIRLKKARDMENQNRVVTYRRNQQPKVVHHYHQVDKHRNQDALPGSEPVSGQNNPPHGYTPPARSFNQFAGYPPSGAPTEYQLSPRPHLISPHTSLSEQQQSTVTFL